Below is a genomic region from Thermoanaerobaculia bacterium.
GCCGCCCAGACGTTGCGCTCCGGGAAGCGCCGCAGGAGGCCCTGGATGCGCAGCCGGCCGACGAGCCCGCGGACGACCTCGGGCTCGAGCAGTGAGAGCGGCGGCCGCCGCTCAGTCAACCGGCGGCTCCTCGAGTCGGCGGATCCGCTCGTCGAAGCGGACGATGTAGAGGAGGAGGCCCGCGTTGACGGCGAGGACCAGGAAGGACGCGACCGCGGCCGGAACAAGCACGCCGCGGTTGCCCGAGAGGAACGCCTCGAGCGCCGCCGCGACGAGCCAGAGCTGCATCACGACGAGCATGCCGATCAGCACCGCGATCGCGGTGAAGAGCGTCGTCCCCTGCTTGCGGGTCTCCATTCAGCGCCCCTT
It encodes:
- a CDS encoding DUF6755 family protein, with the translated sequence METRKQGTTLFTAIAVLIGMLVVMQLWLVAAALEAFLSGNRGVLVPAAVASFLVLAVNAGLLLYIVRFDERIRRLEEPPVD